From Spiroplasma eriocheiris, the proteins below share one genomic window:
- a CDS encoding phospholipase D-like domain-containing protein — protein sequence MKQKGFYDLLLKLNDQIEDNYVVKELTDEKDYIKDWDHYLVKQFNNNFLLTKLKSYPTLEEKLVFLNTLIGKTNVEEQLLPQILLKISDNNPSEYHNTIRLTDNHLFTNQNAQELINELNKEIRTADEVDFIFPFISKAILNKIEASIAIANKCQTKIRLITTTFDNMAAFVNLEELTRLVTTYDNFEIRVEDNLEKRSERIHIKASIFRRKTGFGTAIIGSSNLTYRGMVRGREWNIKVNEFANPQLYEQLLTEYETIWTDRLVNFNNPAERADLLNRIHLAQEEIINNQFNQTTEFLTTRKYLYDFQKEIVNKLKNRRKQGKNKTQQGN from the coding sequence ATGAAACAAAAAGGGTTTTATGATCTGTTATTAAAACTTAATGACCAAATTGAAGACAATTATGTTGTCAAAGAATTAACCGACGAAAAAGATTATATTAAAGACTGGGACCATTATTTAGTAAAACAATTTAATAATAATTTTTTATTAACAAAATTAAAAAGTTATCCAACATTAGAAGAAAAATTAGTATTTTTAAATACTTTAATTGGTAAAACTAATGTTGAAGAGCAATTATTACCGCAAATTTTATTAAAAATTTCAGATAATAATCCGAGTGAATATCATAATACAATTCGGTTAACGGATAACCATCTATTTACTAATCAAAACGCCCAGGAGTTAATTAATGAACTTAACAAAGAAATTAGAACGGCCGATGAAGTTGATTTTATTTTTCCATTTATTTCAAAAGCAATTTTAAATAAGATTGAAGCTTCAATTGCGATTGCTAATAAATGTCAAACCAAGATTCGGTTAATTACTACTACATTTGATAATATGGCGGCCTTTGTTAACTTAGAAGAGTTAACCCGCCTTGTTACCACCTATGATAATTTTGAGATTAGAGTTGAAGATAATTTAGAAAAACGAAGCGAACGTATTCATATTAAAGCCTCAATTTTTCGCCGAAAAACAGGATTTGGGACTGCTATTATAGGATCTTCTAATTTAACATATCGAGGAATGGTCCGCGGTCGGGAATGAAATATTAAGGTTAATGAATTTGCTAATCCCCAATTATATGAACAACTATTAACTGAATATGAAACAATCTGAACTGATCGTTTGGTTAATTTTAATAACCCAGCGGAGCGAGCTGATTTATTAAACCGAATTCACTTAGCTCAAGAAGAGATTATTAATAACCAGTTTAACCAAACTACCGAATTTTTAACAACGAGAAAATACTTATATGATTTTCAAAAAGAAATTGTTAACAAGTTAAAAAACCGTCGGAAACAAGGAAAAAATAAAACGCAACAAGGTAATTAG
- the mgtA gene encoding magnesium-translocating P-type ATPase, which yields MCTKKKMHNSVDNNLKTSYQDLANTTTLADLKNNLAVPSIGYQSIMISAALEAQSSNAIKTKGFNFFKQIIFTFLNPFNLLLIFICLFNLTKYIIGNYQDNLDLASAIIVAVMMFLSAIISIVQDYKSFRTTKQLASLVTKTTAVIRDYDLGTHQITSITIADLINRSIKIPVDNLLVGDLIYLSTGDIIPGDIKIIYANNFLVNQAVLNGESTPVYKTSNNNLTQAANIFDLNNICFMGTSVSAGSAIGVVIGTGKNTYLGSINQEIKTTKVTNSFNIGLAKITRLIILMILVMVPVVLVLNGIRTQAWLDALVLAMSVAVGLTPESLPMIVAANLTKGSKKLAKQKVVIKQLDAVQNLGAIDVLCTDKTGTLTEDKIILDRYYNYAMIKSPQVLKYAFLNSYFQTGMKNQIDEAIINYPPSRFITNLPLEYQLQGELPFDFTRRRMSVLMQEKITQKQVLITKGAFEEILNISEYYFDKGLVKKLDRDTKIKLLDDALQLNQQGMRIIALAYQNYEGNEPLTLAAEQQLIFLGFLCFKDLIKKDVISTLKLLKKYGVETKILTGDSQQVTLAVCQQIGFQINGILDGEEIDNMSDQQLMEVLNKTNIFVKLTPFQKARIIELLQKKKHKVGFLGDGINDAIALRKSDVGISVDNATDIAKEAADIILLEKSLLVLENGIIEGRRIFANIIKYIKVTVAANFGLMLSLVIASAWLAFAPMAPIQILFQNLLYDISQVAVVFDNVHPDFIKKPRGWNTKGLISFALWNGPSVTFISILNFIVSGIILSSIALASSLALGATNNHLISQFQTTMFTEGAILHMMMIMMMRTNKINIFKDAPPLKLVVPIAMILGVVLVLPYLPKISTWLQLAPPDPIWYAYLVGLLVIFIMISSLLKIGYLKIYKKWL from the coding sequence ATGTGTACCAAGAAAAAAATGCATAATTCTGTTGATAATAATCTTAAGACTTCTTATCAAGACCTTGCTAATACCACTACGCTTGCTGATTTAAAAAATAATTTAGCAGTTCCTTCGATTGGCTATCAATCAATAATGATATCAGCTGCTTTGGAGGCTCAAAGTTCCAATGCTATTAAAACAAAAGGTTTTAATTTTTTTAAACAAATAATATTTACTTTTCTTAATCCGTTTAACTTATTATTAATTTTTATTTGTCTTTTTAACCTTACTAAATATATTATTGGTAATTATCAAGATAATTTAGATTTAGCGAGTGCCATCATTGTTGCAGTAATGATGTTTTTAAGTGCGATTATTTCAATTGTCCAAGACTATAAATCTTTTCGCACCACGAAACAATTAGCTAGCTTAGTGACCAAAACAACTGCTGTAATTCGCGATTATGATCTGGGTACTCACCAAATTACAAGTATAACCATTGCTGATTTAATCAACCGTTCAATAAAAATCCCTGTTGATAATTTATTAGTTGGCGATCTTATTTATTTATCAACTGGTGATATTATTCCTGGTGATATTAAAATTATTTATGCTAATAACTTTTTAGTTAACCAAGCTGTGCTAAATGGTGAATCAACTCCTGTTTATAAAACAAGTAATAATAATCTCACCCAAGCGGCGAATATTTTTGATTTAAATAATATTTGTTTTATGGGAACAAGTGTTAGTGCAGGGAGCGCGATTGGGGTGGTGATTGGAACCGGAAAAAACACCTATTTAGGGTCAATTAACCAAGAAATTAAAACAACAAAAGTTACTAATAGTTTTAATATTGGGTTAGCAAAAATTACTCGGTTAATTATTTTAATGATTTTGGTGATGGTCCCGGTTGTTTTAGTTTTAAATGGAATTCGCACCCAAGCATGGTTAGATGCCCTGGTCTTAGCGATGTCGGTGGCGGTCGGGTTAACTCCTGAATCGTTACCAATGATTGTGGCTGCTAACTTAACAAAGGGGAGTAAGAAACTAGCAAAACAAAAAGTTGTCATTAAACAACTAGACGCAGTTCAAAATTTAGGAGCGATTGATGTGTTATGTACGGATAAGACCGGAACTCTTACCGAAGATAAAATTATTTTAGATCGTTATTATAATTATGCGATGATTAAAAGCCCCCAGGTTTTAAAATATGCTTTTTTAAATAGTTATTTTCAAACTGGAATGAAAAATCAAATTGATGAAGCAATTATTAACTATCCCCCAAGCCGTTTTATTACTAATTTACCGTTGGAATATCAACTACAAGGAGAATTACCATTTGATTTTACTCGTCGGCGTATGTCAGTTTTAATGCAAGAAAAAATAACTCAGAAACAAGTTCTAATTACCAAGGGGGCTTTTGAAGAAATTCTTAATATTTCTGAATATTATTTTGATAAAGGACTTGTTAAAAAACTAGATCGTGATACTAAAATTAAATTATTAGATGATGCATTACAACTAAATCAACAAGGGATGCGGATTATTGCGCTTGCTTATCAAAATTACGAAGGAAATGAGCCCTTAACATTGGCAGCTGAACAACAGTTAATATTTTTAGGTTTTTTATGTTTTAAAGATTTAATTAAAAAAGATGTAATTAGTACTTTAAAATTATTAAAAAAATATGGAGTAGAAACAAAAATTTTAACAGGTGATAGTCAGCAAGTAACCTTAGCTGTTTGTCAACAAATTGGTTTTCAAATTAATGGAATTTTAGATGGCGAAGAAATTGATAACATGAGTGACCAACAGTTAATGGAAGTGTTAAATAAAACTAATATTTTTGTAAAATTAACTCCCTTTCAAAAAGCCCGGATCATTGAATTATTACAAAAGAAAAAACATAAAGTTGGTTTCTTAGGAGATGGAATTAATGATGCGATTGCGTTACGCAAAAGTGATGTGGGAATTTCGGTTGATAATGCCACTGATATTGCCAAAGAAGCAGCAGATATTATTCTTTTAGAAAAATCATTATTAGTGTTAGAAAATGGGATAATTGAGGGTCGACGAATCTTTGCTAATATTATTAAATATATTAAAGTAACGGTGGCGGCCAATTTTGGATTAATGCTAAGTTTAGTAATTGCTTCAGCCTGGTTAGCTTTTGCGCCAATGGCCCCCATTCAAATTTTATTTCAAAATTTATTATATGATATTTCACAAGTGGCTGTTGTTTTTGATAATGTTCATCCTGATTTTATTAAAAAACCGCGCGGATGAAACACAAAAGGATTAATTTCTTTTGCATTATGAAATGGTCCCTCAGTAACGTTTATTAGTATTTTAAACTTTATTGTTAGTGGGATTATTCTTAGTTCAATTGCCCTAGCCAGTTCGTTAGCACTTGGTGCAACTAATAATCATTTAATTTCTCAATTTCAAACCACAATGTTTACCGAAGGGGCTATTTTGCATATGATGATGATTATGATGATGCGAACAAATAAAATTAATATTTTTAAAGATGCGCCGCCGTTAAAATTAGTAGTTCCAATTGCAATGATTTTAGGAGTCGTGTTAGTCCTTCCATACCTACCAAAAATTAGTACTTGGTTACAATTGGCACCCCCAGATCCAATTTGGTATGCTTATTTAGTAGGTTTACTAGTTATCTTCATTATGATTAGTTCCCTCTTAAAAATAGGGTATTTAAAAATTTACAAAAAATGATTATAA
- a CDS encoding Mbov_0397 family ICE element conjugal transfer ATPase, whose product MDNLIPKNVRKTKLEFWRGIGLVEILIIIMWISLSTLFIIGLPISKMVKISCCILFAILAVPLLLPIMPGVKGWYALFLMFKFFAQKKHYRKDSVQNNTGFLVPYDCIVDENYIKTQKVNGKNHFIAGFEIKGYNITLLNPDVQDLKIKELQATFKLFDFSFSIVKVDLPISFADTIEFYEETVRQIRENINNNYSPKGLNARLFENQSYIRHMKNDTLTADNEIQTKKVFYLYVYADKIQKLHEYIEVIKAKLELNNFKVDLLAGYDLVNSIKLVFNPYGEKISKAEYEKHQDSLENLLAFNEFQIRRNYFKADNVYSSVFGVYDYSIFARYGWGANLANNEQAIIWNISPLDSARIKRALNKAVNNARTKAMMTKSNVDRSEQAYEINAYEDLIEAITGANEVVKNVDILFLNYGLNMKLLHESEARLKRSLKELDIKVNPLAYRQLEGYSAFLPKGFDPLMEQSGREMPCLTLASSFPFINGGLDDEQGLYLGQNSTNDVIVFDQFKLTDKRKNHNKIIIGTSGSGKSYTTKKEIAFHLNMGRTVIAIDPEREYKDLCLFYDGQWVDTGDATVGRINPLQVLDNSFRDDNDDINTIIDAVEKELDEEKAAPISNHLRLLDQWFKTLYKELTERERRLLINQIQKTYQRFNINNNTEISKLKNTEFPTFSDLYETICQSIADHDDPILSNLKELIYYDFMGDGQYATLWNGPTTLNLNSNFIVYDVWTLFDQDIQKVTSAQLYLILAFVKGEVKRNRFEKNNKIVVVIDEAHLAIDKDNPVALNFMYQMVKRIRKYNGAMIITTQNWNDFTGTEEIKKKTTAMINNTQYSMIMNLAPSDLKEVEEVYHAYGGLSTEEQEYIARASKGQMLFIVSGYERHCLKIDVSEAEALAFVNGVVPTNEHVENINHNHDVLFVDDSLKKYFGSKPTSNLK is encoded by the coding sequence ATGGACAATTTAATTCCAAAGAATGTCCGCAAGACAAAATTAGAATTTTGGCGGGGGATTGGCTTAGTTGAAATTCTAATTATTATTATGTGAATTAGTTTAAGTACTTTGTTTATTATTGGATTACCAATTAGTAAAATGGTTAAAATTAGTTGTTGTATCTTATTTGCTATTTTAGCGGTTCCCTTATTATTACCAATTATGCCAGGTGTTAAGGGATGATATGCCTTATTTTTAATGTTTAAATTTTTTGCCCAAAAAAAACATTATCGGAAAGACTCCGTCCAAAATAATACTGGGTTTTTAGTTCCATATGATTGTATTGTTGATGAAAATTATATTAAAACCCAAAAAGTTAATGGGAAAAACCATTTTATTGCGGGTTTTGAAATTAAGGGTTACAATATTACCTTGCTAAACCCCGATGTTCAGGATTTAAAAATTAAGGAACTGCAAGCAACCTTTAAATTATTTGATTTTAGTTTTTCAATTGTTAAAGTTGATTTACCAATTTCGTTTGCCGATACAATTGAATTTTATGAAGAAACAGTTCGTCAAATTCGGGAAAATATTAACAATAATTATTCACCAAAAGGTTTAAATGCCCGACTATTTGAAAACCAATCTTATATTCGTCATATGAAAAATGACACTTTGACAGCTGACAATGAAATTCAAACTAAAAAAGTCTTTTATCTTTATGTTTATGCTGATAAAATCCAAAAACTCCATGAATATATTGAAGTTATCAAAGCAAAATTAGAACTTAATAATTTTAAGGTAGACCTGCTAGCTGGTTATGACTTGGTTAATAGCATTAAACTAGTATTTAATCCTTATGGTGAAAAAATTAGTAAAGCGGAATATGAAAAACATCAAGATAGTTTAGAAAATTTATTAGCTTTCAATGAATTTCAAATTAGACGGAATTATTTTAAAGCTGATAATGTTTATAGTTCTGTCTTTGGAGTCTATGATTATTCAATTTTTGCTCGTTATGGCTGAGGGGCTAATTTAGCTAATAATGAACAAGCAATTATTTGAAATATTAGTCCTCTTGACTCTGCTCGGATTAAACGGGCTTTAAACAAGGCAGTTAATAATGCGCGTACCAAAGCAATGATGACCAAATCAAATGTTGATCGTAGTGAACAAGCTTATGAAATAAATGCCTATGAAGATTTAATTGAAGCAATTACGGGAGCGAATGAAGTTGTTAAAAATGTTGATATTTTATTTTTAAACTATGGGTTAAATATGAAATTATTACATGAATCTGAAGCCCGGTTAAAACGAAGCTTAAAAGAATTAGACATTAAAGTTAATCCTTTAGCTTACCGCCAATTAGAAGGTTATAGTGCTTTTCTACCAAAAGGATTTGACCCGTTAATGGAACAGAGTGGTCGTGAAATGCCTTGTTTAACTTTAGCAAGTTCATTTCCCTTTATTAATGGTGGTTTGGATGATGAACAAGGATTATATTTAGGACAAAATAGTACTAATGACGTAATTGTTTTTGACCAGTTTAAATTAACTGATAAACGCAAAAACCATAATAAAATTATTATTGGGACCTCGGGATCAGGGAAATCATATACTACGAAAAAAGAAATTGCGTTCCATCTAAATATGGGGCGAACTGTTATTGCTATTGACCCTGAACGAGAATATAAAGATTTATGTTTATTCTATGATGGCCAATGAGTTGATACCGGTGATGCGACAGTAGGACGGATTAATCCCTTACAAGTATTAGACAATAGTTTCCGGGATGATAATGATGATATTAATACCATTATTGATGCAGTGGAAAAAGAATTAGATGAAGAAAAAGCTGCTCCAATTTCAAACCATTTACGCTTACTAGACCAGTGATTTAAAACCTTATATAAAGAACTAACGGAACGTGAACGTCGTTTATTAATTAATCAAATCCAAAAAACATACCAACGTTTTAATATTAATAATAACACTGAAATTAGCAAGTTAAAAAACACTGAGTTTCCAACTTTTAGTGATTTGTATGAAACAATTTGTCAATCTATTGCGGACCATGATGATCCAATCTTGAGTAATTTAAAGGAACTAATTTATTATGATTTTATGGGTGATGGCCAGTATGCAACATTATGAAATGGACCAACCACTTTAAACTTAAATTCTAACTTTATTGTTTATGATGTCTGAACCTTATTTGACCAAGATATTCAAAAAGTAACTTCGGCCCAATTATATCTAATTCTAGCTTTTGTTAAAGGAGAAGTTAAACGAAATCGTTTTGAAAAAAATAATAAAATTGTGGTTGTTATTGATGAAGCCCACTTAGCGATTGATAAGGATAATCCCGTTGCTTTAAATTTTATGTATCAAATGGTAAAACGAATTCGAAAATATAATGGAGCGATGATTATTACTACACAAAATTGGAATGATTTTACAGGAACCGAAGAGATAAAAAAGAAAACAACAGCGATGATTAATAATACCCAGTATTCAATGATAATGAACCTGGCACCCAGTGATTTGAAAGAAGTTGAAGAAGTCTACCATGCTTATGGGGGACTCTCAACCGAAGAGCAAGAATATATCGCGCGGGCCAGCAAAGGACAGATGTTATTTATTGTTTCTGGCTATGAACGTCATTGCTTAAAGATTGATGTTTCCGAAGCAGAAGCCTTAGCTTTTGTTAATGGGGTTGTTCCCACAAATGAACATGTTGAAAATATTAATCATAACCATGATGTTTTGTTTGTTGATGATTCCTTAAAAAAATACTTTGGTTCAAAACCAACAAGTAATTTAAAATAA
- a CDS encoding MBL fold metallo-hydrolase: MAKMKNFIDSTYDNQNVYLIINDNNEAIMIDASNATSAALRYLKEKNITLRALFIGHGHIDHYEGLDNVLREYPDLKIYLQKIDLRLLSQKTVDDVTGEFIGLAINYPLTNLVALEGDSVVHEIGYDIEVFNIPGHTAGTQVLRIKDLNLVTTGFSLLPDKTSEGYTGKLCNDKYFITELKRITNLEPQWHVLPGHNKPFLMQDALDQGVITK, translated from the coding sequence ATGGCAAAAATGAAGAATTTTATTGATTCGACATATGATAATCAAAATGTTTATTTAATCATCAATGATAATAATGAAGCAATTATGATTGACGCTTCGAACGCAACATCCGCAGCCCTTCGCTATTTAAAAGAAAAAAATATTACTTTACGAGCATTATTTATTGGTCATGGTCATATTGACCATTATGAAGGCTTAGATAATGTCTTGCGAGAATATCCCGATTTAAAAATTTATCTGCAAAAAATTGATTTGCGATTATTATCCCAAAAAACGGTGGATGATGTCACAGGAGAATTCATTGGTTTAGCAATTAACTATCCGTTAACAAACCTTGTAGCCTTGGAAGGTGATAGTGTTGTCCATGAAATTGGTTATGATATTGAGGTGTTTAATATTCCTGGTCATACTGCAGGAACCCAAGTGTTACGCATTAAAGATTTAAACTTAGTAACAACTGGTTTTAGTTTATTACCAGATAAAACATCAGAAGGTTATACCGGCAAATTATGTAATGACAAATATTTCATTACTGAGTTAAAACGAATTACTAATTTAGAACCGCAATGGCATGTCCTTCCTGGTCATAACAAACCATTTCTAATGCAAGATGCCCTTGACCAGGGAGTTATTACTAAATAA
- a CDS encoding Cof-type HAD-IIB family hydrolase, whose product MDSNIKLVAIDLDGTALNSKHEMSLTTLTTLKKLADYNIKLVIASGRPLYQIKEIIDKLALNDINDFTVAFNGTVVANNQTHDIIATNPLGGSDFGLLCQEIIDSPLTTMILFDQSASNFNRIKIYYKELADGITNRYFSNLQDLHGQVELVPYNNQEIIGGKLFIEGPVAVVEKLLAKWNDKFEICQEIRNNRTNFEITNKNITKAWGIQQICQQYNIDRSQVMAIGNEHNDIEMLKWAAIGVAVANADDDVKAIADALTDSNDQDGVAKAINKYLFNN is encoded by the coding sequence ATGGATAGTAATATTAAACTGGTGGCCATTGATTTAGATGGAACCGCGTTGAACTCTAAACATGAGATGAGTTTAACAACTTTAACAACTTTAAAAAAATTGGCTGATTATAATATTAAGTTAGTAATTGCTTCGGGACGCCCATTATATCAAATTAAGGAAATTATTGATAAATTAGCCTTAAATGATATTAATGATTTTACGGTAGCTTTTAATGGCACTGTGGTTGCTAATAACCAAACCCATGATATTATTGCTACAAATCCGTTAGGAGGTTCTGATTTTGGCTTATTATGTCAAGAAATTATTGATTCTCCCCTTACGACAATGATCTTGTTTGACCAGTCAGCAAGTAATTTTAACCGAATTAAGATTTATTATAAAGAATTAGCAGATGGTATTACCAACCGTTACTTTTCAAATCTACAGGATTTGCATGGTCAAGTTGAATTAGTTCCTTATAATAATCAAGAAATTATTGGTGGAAAGTTATTTATTGAAGGACCAGTTGCTGTTGTTGAGAAATTATTAGCAAAATGAAATGATAAGTTTGAAATTTGTCAAGAAATTAGAAATAACCGGACAAATTTTGAAATTACTAATAAGAATATTACAAAAGCCTGGGGTATTCAACAAATCTGTCAACAATATAATATTGATCGTTCTCAAGTAATGGCGATTGGAAATGAACATAATGATATTGAAATGTTAAAATGAGCAGCCATTGGGGTTGCAGTTGCTAATGCTGATGATGACGTGAAAGCGATTGCGGATGCTCTTACTGATAGTAATGATCAAGATGGGGTTGCCAAAGCAATTAATAAATATCTTTTTAATAATTAA
- a CDS encoding Mbov_0399 family ICE element protein, with protein MKSKYFLSFLGFVVLTSAAPSFFPHPVLNNYQDKTSDNSLTTKVGASPNPFHLNIQSSINSPNISSHTNGLGAWGEHTNSSDEIKFLKWDAYEATWDKFVTYYPKITFSLYSSLGGGWLSPKVVQSYDVQTSDLSYQDSAFYIISYDDPSLHLAEVEGETKLTLIKDGSYLYLQLTAFTGAMWSGHDANAQIQVYNATINSTFSLDDFKNKIAKTLSAPITLDSDFSGSLEDANNIPNETNKLDAVLQNAMGYEYDNWKGFVQQYAFNDETKTATTTIKFIYPPTKEQQVWTFQTPISISLTPAYWEKQMADRLNFFPGKVVDPNDPTKLIDDTPKIIPATDKNPKTLIYHTTVSTEFDAKLDDNNKPVELMTVNGEQVPVLDNKFTMTLKDNRTVIPPSESKSKGSEPAMNVYNISLIRKSGPGAQYNVKVVIDNLIPTLQLKWYAWDPKNHPDQNTLITPTLPDGKPNPKYDPEINPKTGTKTQIIWVKRKSDYAFALDPLDNQGQFIKNKADFDEGFISEGSVSGKGVKENFDPTKVKTIEREGADKNNQLEPYANPNASQKKCQISNQDLYWSNSGLWHYIITTEDDQKYEKFVNIGPTFENKYPRFLDTLPDNIAVDFWTTIHGLHLKNYLMTYYNFDSKAIQNLSFEQTVAYWKEYVSNTATQRIPPDPHPHNFTDLSSIAELAGAVKMNATNIETAKATIVSEVEERLKKYKLVYNIDYAIYINGQILSECNEQLDPLFNYGSDGWAWLTIDVRALPTSTLAINHHLMKVGNNKKYDPTKATDLSKIKFADQTFDFTKQNPADLKKWILGYISNVLKEGKYQIVYQTDYVVKPLNDKSLAEFISNNHPDALGKTHLTIIIQAVDTSLIAVGSTSFDLINDPNATPPGPPPIPTPTPTPTPFPDNPGSWISKSSNLAWFLPLIIGTSTIVIVTIIYVKYKRKKGIGGKRVIKGTRK; from the coding sequence ATGAAATCTAAATATTTTTTATCTTTCCTTGGTTTTGTAGTTTTAACCAGTGCCGCGCCGAGTTTTTTTCCACATCCTGTTCTTAATAACTATCAAGATAAAACTTCTGATAATAGTTTAACAACTAAAGTTGGAGCCAGTCCCAACCCCTTTCATTTAAATATTCAATCGTCAATAAATTCACCAAATATTTCTTCCCATACTAATGGACTAGGCGCGTGGGGTGAGCATACCAATTCATCGGATGAAATTAAATTTTTAAAATGAGATGCTTATGAAGCAACGTGGGATAAATTTGTAACTTATTATCCTAAAATTACTTTTTCCCTATATTCTAGTTTAGGAGGAGGATGATTATCACCTAAGGTGGTACAAAGTTATGATGTCCAAACAAGTGATTTAAGTTATCAAGATAGTGCTTTTTATATTATTTCTTATGATGATCCAAGTTTACATTTAGCAGAAGTTGAAGGAGAAACAAAACTTACTTTAATAAAAGATGGCAGTTATTTATATCTTCAATTAACAGCTTTTACTGGGGCAATGTGGTCTGGACATGATGCTAATGCGCAAATTCAAGTTTATAATGCGACAATTAATTCAACTTTTAGTTTAGATGATTTTAAAAATAAAATTGCAAAAACATTATCTGCCCCAATTACTTTAGATTCTGATTTTTCCGGAAGTTTAGAAGATGCAAATAATATTCCTAATGAAACTAACAAATTAGATGCTGTCTTGCAAAATGCGATGGGATATGAATATGATAATTGAAAAGGATTTGTTCAACAATATGCTTTTAATGACGAAACTAAAACAGCAACCACAACGATTAAGTTCATTTATCCACCAACGAAAGAACAACAAGTATGAACTTTTCAAACCCCAATTTCAATTTCATTAACCCCTGCCTATTGAGAAAAACAAATGGCAGATCGGTTAAATTTCTTTCCCGGGAAAGTTGTTGATCCTAATGATCCAACAAAATTAATTGATGATACTCCCAAAATTATTCCAGCCACTGATAAGAATCCTAAAACATTAATTTATCATACTACTGTTAGTACAGAGTTTGATGCTAAACTAGATGACAATAATAAACCAGTTGAATTAATGACAGTGAATGGTGAGCAAGTTCCAGTTCTTGATAATAAATTTACAATGACTTTAAAGGATAATCGAACAGTAATTCCACCTTCCGAGTCAAAAAGTAAAGGCTCAGAACCTGCTATGAATGTTTATAATATTTCTTTAATTAGAAAAAGTGGTCCTGGTGCCCAATATAATGTTAAAGTAGTTATTGATAACTTAATTCCCACTTTACAATTAAAATGATATGCATGGGATCCTAAAAATCATCCTGATCAAAATACATTGATTACTCCAACACTCCCTGATGGAAAACCTAACCCAAAATATGATCCCGAAATTAATCCTAAAACAGGGACTAAAACTCAAATTATTTGAGTTAAACGAAAATCTGACTATGCTTTTGCGCTAGATCCCTTAGATAATCAAGGTCAATTTATTAAAAATAAGGCTGATTTTGATGAAGGATTTATTTCCGAAGGATCAGTTTCCGGCAAAGGGGTTAAAGAAAATTTTGACCCAACTAAAGTTAAAACTATTGAACGAGAAGGAGCAGATAAGAATAATCAATTAGAACCTTATGCAAACCCCAATGCAAGTCAAAAAAAATGTCAAATTAGTAATCAAGATCTTTATTGATCAAATTCTGGTTTATGGCATTACATTATTACAACAGAAGATGACCAAAAATATGAAAAATTTGTAAATATTGGTCCTACCTTTGAAAATAAATACCCACGTTTTTTAGATACCTTACCGGACAATATTGCGGTTGATTTTTGAACCACAATCCATGGTTTACATTTAAAAAATTATTTAATGACTTATTATAATTTTGATAGTAAAGCAATTCAAAATTTATCATTTGAACAAACAGTTGCTTATTGAAAAGAGTATGTTTCTAATACGGCAACCCAACGAATTCCTCCAGATCCGCACCCACATAATTTTACTGATTTATCATCAATTGCGGAATTAGCGGGAGCGGTAAAAATGAATGCTACTAATATTGAAACGGCAAAAGCCACTATTGTTAGTGAAGTTGAAGAACGGTTAAAAAAATATAAATTAGTTTATAATATTGATTATGCAATTTATATTAATGGTCAAATTTTAAGTGAGTGTAATGAACAATTAGACCCCTTATTTAATTATGGTTCTGATGGATGAGCATGGTTAACGATTGACGTTCGGGCCTTGCCAACTTCTACATTAGCTATTAACCACCATCTAATGAAGGTTGGAAATAATAAAAAATATGACCCCACAAAAGCAACGGATCTATCAAAAATTAAATTTGCTGATCAAACCTTTGATTTTACTAAACAAAATCCTGCTGATCTTAAAAAATGAATTTTAGGATATATTAGTAATGTTTTAAAAGAAGGAAAATACCAAATTGTCTACCAAACTGATTATGTGGTTAAACCATTAAATGATAAAAGTTTAGCAGAGTTTATTAGTAATAATCACCCTGATGCGTTGGGAAAAACTCATTTAACCATTATTATTCAAGCAGTTGATACTTCGTTAATTGCCGTAGGCAGCACTAGTTTTGATTTAATTAATGACCCCAATGCTACTCCACCTGGACCGCCACCAATCCCAACTCCAACGCCGACTCCAACCCCATTTCCAGATAATCCCGGTTCTTGAATTAGTAAATCTAGTAATTTAGCTTGGTTTTTACCATTAATTATTGGGACTTCAACAATTGTTATCGTTACAATTATTTATGTTAAATATAAACGGAAAAAAGGGATTGGGGGGAAACGTGTAATTAAAGGAACTAGAAAATAA